ATATTGCCCGATGGTAATGCGATCGCACTTTATACCCCGTAAATCCTCCAAAGTAGCAATAATCTCCTCCTTAGTTTCTCCCAAACCCAACATTAAACCCGATTTCGTGGGAATACTATCATCAAACCCCTTCACCAACTGCAACACCCGCAACGAGCGCTCATACTTACCACCCCGACGCACAGGATTTTGTAACCGTGGCACCGTTTCCACATTGTGATTATAACAAGCAGGTTTTGCCCTCACCACCGTAGCCACCCTGAGCGCCTGTTGATTTTCCGCATCCTTTCCCGTGCCAAAATCAGGAGTCAACACCTCAATTCGTGTCGTGGGGTTAACCTTCCTAACCTCATCCATCACCTTCACAAACCAACTCGCACCCCCATCAGCTAAATCATCCCGCGCCACCGAAGTCAACACCACATAACGCAACCCTAATAACTTTACCGCCTCTGCCACCTTTTTCGGTTCATCCTCATCCAAGCCCATGGGTGCATGACCTTTTTCCACCTGACAAAAAGCACAGCTACGGGTACACACATGACCCATTAACAAAAAAGTCGCCGTACCATTACCATAACATTCTCCACGATTAGGGCAACGCCCCTCCTCACAGATAGTATGAATTTCCCTTTGTTTAACAATCTTTTGCACCCGAGAAATTTCCGACGCTTTACCAATAGGGGCTTTTAACCAACTGGGCAAAGGGGAAGGAGAAGATACCCTTAAATTCATAAATTTCTAA
The sequence above is a segment of the Cyanobacterium stanieri PCC 7202 genome. Coding sequences within it:
- a CDS encoding lipoic acid synthetase (PFAM: Radical SAM superfamily~TIGRFAM: lipoate synthase~COGs: COG0320 Lipoate synthase~InterPro IPR007197:IPR003698:IPR006638~KEGG: cyh:Cyan8802_2544 lipoic acid synthetase~PFAM: Radical SAM domain protein~PRIAM: Lipoyl synthase~SMART: Elongator protein 3/MiaB/NifB~SPTR: Lipoic acid synthetase;~TIGRFAM: lipoic acid synthetase): MNLRVSSPSPLPSWLKAPIGKASEISRVQKIVKQREIHTICEEGRCPNRGECYGNGTATFLLMGHVCTRSCAFCQVEKGHAPMGLDEDEPKKVAEAVKLLGLRYVVLTSVARDDLADGGASWFVKVMDEVRKVNPTTRIEVLTPDFGTGKDAENQQALRVATVVRAKPACYNHNVETVPRLQNPVRRGGKYERSLRVLQLVKGFDDSIPTKSGLMLGLGETKEEIIATLEDLRGIKCDRITIGQYMRPSLAHLPVEKYWTPKEFDELGAIALKMGFSHVRSGPLVRSSYHAGE